The Breoghania sp. genome has a segment encoding these proteins:
- a CDS encoding 2-oxoglutarate dehydrogenase E1 component, translating into MARQDANEAFALTSFLYGANAAYIEDLYAQYQENPASLDVVWRDFFDKLKDEPADVVKQARGASWKRPDWPMTPNSELVAALDGNWAALEPKIAEKIKDKAAAKGAPMSEALVQQATRDSVRALMMIRAYRMRGHLQADLDPLKLEPMKDHVELHPGTYGFAEADWDRPIFIDHVLGLEFATIREMLAILKRTYCSTLAVEFMHISDPAEKAWIQERIEGPDKQITFTKEGKKAILNKLVEAEGFEKFLDVKYTGTKRFGLDGGEALLPALEQIIKRGGQLGLKEIVLGMAHRGRLNVLSQVMGKPLRAIFHEFKGGSYAPDDVEGSGDVKYHLGASSDREFDGNKVHLSLTANPSHLEIVNPVVLGKARAKQDQHSVKDGHWVETVDVDRSKVLPLLLHGDAAFAGQGVVAECFGLSALRGHRTGGSIHFIINNQIGFTTNPRFSRSSPYPSDVAKMIEAPIFHVNGDDPEAVVYAAKVATEFRQAFGKPVVIDMFCYRRFGHNEGDEPAFTQPIMYREIRQHPTTLQIYADKLIGEGVVTADEVEALRAEWRARNDEEFEAGQAYKPNKADWLDGKWAGLKQAASSEDPRRGQTGLSDATLRDLGTKLSTIPDDFNAHRTIRRFMSNRAKMIETGENIDWATAEALAFGSLLKEGHKVRLSGQDVERGTFSQRHSVLYDQETEARYIPLANVSEDQERYEVINSMLSEEAVLGFEYGYTLAEPNALTLWEAQFGDFANGAQVIFDQFLSSGERKWLRMSGLVCLLPHGYEGQGPEHSSARLERYLQMCAEDNMQVAYCSTPANYFHILRRQLKRDFRKPLILMTPKSLLRHKRCVSRLSELADDTSFHRILWDDADMGLDTTPKLVADDKIRRVVMCTGKVYYDLLEEREKRGIDDVYLLRVEQLYPFPTKALAQELTRFKNADMVWCQEEPKNMGSWTHVQPYLEWALAQIEAKTERPRYVGRPAAAATATGLMSKHMAQLRAFLDEAFAES; encoded by the coding sequence TCGACAAGCTGAAGGACGAGCCCGCGGACGTCGTCAAACAGGCGCGCGGCGCAAGCTGGAAACGGCCCGACTGGCCGATGACGCCCAATAGCGAACTTGTGGCGGCACTCGACGGCAACTGGGCCGCGCTTGAGCCGAAGATCGCGGAAAAGATCAAGGACAAGGCTGCCGCCAAGGGCGCGCCCATGTCGGAAGCGCTGGTCCAGCAGGCGACCCGCGATTCCGTGCGCGCGCTGATGATGATCCGCGCCTATCGCATGCGCGGCCATCTGCAGGCCGACCTCGATCCCTTGAAGCTTGAGCCGATGAAGGATCACGTCGAGCTGCATCCGGGCACCTATGGCTTTGCGGAGGCCGACTGGGACCGTCCGATCTTCATCGATCACGTTCTGGGGCTGGAATTCGCCACCATCCGCGAGATGCTGGCGATCCTCAAGCGCACCTATTGCTCCACGCTGGCCGTGGAGTTCATGCACATCTCCGATCCGGCTGAAAAGGCCTGGATTCAGGAGCGCATCGAAGGCCCGGACAAGCAGATCACCTTCACCAAGGAAGGCAAGAAGGCCATCCTCAACAAGCTGGTTGAGGCGGAGGGCTTCGAGAAGTTCCTTGATGTCAAATACACCGGCACCAAGCGTTTCGGTCTGGACGGTGGCGAGGCGCTTCTGCCCGCGCTGGAACAGATCATCAAGCGCGGCGGTCAGCTGGGCCTGAAGGAAATCGTTCTCGGCATGGCTCACCGCGGCCGTCTGAACGTTCTCTCCCAGGTGATGGGCAAGCCGCTTCGCGCCATCTTCCACGAGTTCAAGGGCGGGTCCTACGCGCCCGACGACGTGGAAGGCTCCGGCGACGTGAAGTACCACCTCGGCGCATCGTCCGACCGCGAGTTCGACGGCAACAAGGTGCACCTCTCGCTCACCGCGAACCCCTCGCATCTGGAAATCGTCAACCCGGTGGTGCTGGGCAAGGCCCGCGCCAAGCAGGACCAGCACTCCGTCAAGGATGGGCATTGGGTGGAGACGGTTGACGTCGACCGCTCCAAGGTCCTGCCGCTGCTGCTGCACGGCGATGCCGCCTTTGCCGGTCAGGGCGTCGTGGCCGAATGTTTCGGCCTGTCGGCCCTTCGCGGTCACCGCACCGGCGGTTCGATCCACTTCATCATCAACAACCAGATCGGCTTCACGACGAACCCGCGTTTCTCGCGCTCGTCGCCATACCCCTCCGACGTCGCCAAGATGATCGAGGCGCCGATCTTCCACGTGAACGGCGATGACCCGGAAGCCGTGGTCTATGCGGCCAAGGTCGCGACGGAATTCCGTCAGGCCTTCGGCAAGCCGGTCGTCATCGACATGTTCTGCTATCGCCGCTTCGGCCACAATGAGGGCGACGAACCCGCCTTCACCCAGCCGATCATGTATCGCGAGATCCGTCAGCATCCGACCACGCTGCAGATCTATGCCGACAAGCTCATCGGCGAGGGTGTGGTCACCGCCGACGAGGTCGAGGCGCTGCGCGCTGAATGGCGGGCCCGCAACGACGAAGAGTTCGAAGCCGGCCAGGCCTACAAGCCCAACAAGGCGGACTGGCTCGACGGCAAGTGGGCGGGCCTGAAGCAGGCCGCCAGCAGCGAGGACCCGCGCCGCGGCCAGACCGGCCTGAGCGATGCCACGCTGCGCGATCTCGGCACGAAGCTCTCCACGATCCCTGACGATTTCAATGCCCATCGCACCATCCGGCGCTTCATGTCGAACCGCGCCAAGATGATCGAGACGGGCGAGAACATCGACTGGGCGACCGCCGAGGCGCTGGCCTTCGGATCCCTTCTGAAGGAAGGCCACAAGGTGCGCCTGTCCGGTCAGGACGTGGAGCGCGGCACCTTCTCGCAGCGCCATTCCGTGCTCTACGATCAGGAGACGGAAGCCCGCTACATCCCGCTCGCCAATGTGAGCGAGGATCAGGAGCGCTACGAGGTCATCAACTCGATGCTGTCGGAAGAGGCGGTGCTTGGCTTCGAATATGGCTACACGCTGGCCGAGCCCAACGCCCTGACGCTCTGGGAAGCGCAGTTCGGCGATTTCGCCAACGGCGCGCAGGTGATCTTCGACCAGTTCCTGTCGTCGGGCGAACGCAAGTGGCTGCGCATGTCGGGTCTCGTCTGTCTGCTGCCGCATGGCTATGAGGGGCAGGGTCCCGAGCACTCCTCGGCCCGTCTGGAGCGCTATCTCCAGATGTGCGCGGAAGACAACATGCAGGTTGCCTATTGCTCCACGCCGGCCAACTACTTCCACATTCTGCGTCGGCAGCTGAAGCGCGATTTCCGCAAGCCGCTGATCCTGATGACGCCGAAGTCGCTGCTGCGCCACAAGCGCTGCGTCTCGCGGCTTTCGGAACTGGCCGACGACACCTCGTTCCACCGCATCCTGTGGGATGACGCGGATATGGGGCTGGATACGACGCCGAAGCTCGTCGCCGACGACAAGATCCGGCGCGTGGTGATGTGCACGGGCAAGGTCTATTACGATCTGCTGGAAGAGCGCGAGAAACGCGGCATCGACGATGTCTATCTGCTGCGCGTCGAGCAGCTCTATCCCTTCCCGACAAAGGCGCTGGCCCAGGAGCTCACCCGCTTCAAGAATGCGGACATGGTCTGGTGTCAGGAAGAGCCGAAGAACATGGGCTCGTGGACGCATGTCCAGCCCTATCTGGAATGGGCTCTGGCGCAGATCGAGGCCAAGACCGAGCGTCCGCGTTATGTCGGCCGCCCGGCAGCGGCAGCGACCGCCACGGGCCTCATGTCCAAGCACATGGCGCAGCTCCGCGCCTTCCTCGACGAAGCTTTCGCCGAGAGCTGA
- the odhB gene encoding 2-oxoglutarate dehydrogenase complex dihydrolipoyllysine-residue succinyltransferase produces MATEIRVPTLGESVTEATIAQWFKKPGEAVAVDEPLVELETDKVTIEVPAPAAGTIESILVAEGETVEVGALLGTLAEGAGASAAPAASAPAPAASAPAPASEAPASAAKAGSDMPPAPSAQKMMAEKGVSASDVEGSGKRGQILKGDVMAAMEKTSAAPAPAAAARGPVAVEDEAREERVRMTKLRQTIARRLKDAQNTAAMLTTYNEVDMGPIMDLRKTYKDLFEKKHGVKLGFMGFFTKAVCHALKEIPAVNAEIDGTDLIYKNFCNIGVAVGTDKGLVVPVVRDADQMSIAEIEKKIAEFGRKARDGKLGIDEMQGGTFTISNGGVYGSLMSSPILNAPQSGILGMHKIQERPMVVNGQIVARPMMYLALSYDHRVVDGKEAVTFLVRIKESLEDVQRLVLDL; encoded by the coding sequence ATGGCAACGGAAATCCGCGTGCCCACCCTGGGCGAATCCGTGACCGAAGCCACCATCGCGCAGTGGTTCAAGAAGCCCGGCGAGGCCGTCGCCGTCGATGAGCCGCTCGTCGAGCTGGAAACAGACAAGGTGACGATCGAAGTGCCGGCCCCGGCTGCGGGCACGATCGAGAGCATTCTGGTCGCCGAAGGCGAAACCGTTGAGGTCGGCGCCCTGCTCGGCACGCTGGCCGAAGGCGCAGGTGCCTCGGCTGCCCCCGCCGCTTCCGCCCCGGCGCCTGCCGCGTCTGCTCCGGCCCCGGCTTCCGAGGCTCCGGCGTCTGCCGCGAAGGCCGGATCCGACATGCCGCCTGCTCCTTCCGCCCAGAAGATGATGGCGGAAAAGGGCGTCTCCGCTTCCGACGTTGAAGGCTCCGGCAAGCGTGGCCAGATCCTGAAGGGCGACGTGATGGCGGCCATGGAAAAGACCTCCGCCGCTCCGGCTCCGGCAGCTGCTGCGCGTGGTCCTGTGGCTGTCGAGGATGAAGCGCGCGAAGAGCGCGTGCGCATGACCAAGCTGCGCCAGACCATCGCGCGCCGCCTGAAGGACGCGCAGAACACGGCCGCCATGCTCACCACCTACAATGAGGTGGACATGGGCCCGATCATGGATCTGCGGAAGACCTACAAGGATCTCTTCGAGAAGAAGCACGGCGTGAAGCTCGGCTTCATGGGCTTCTTCACCAAGGCCGTGTGCCATGCGCTGAAGGAGATCCCCGCGGTCAATGCCGAGATCGACGGCACCGACCTCATCTACAAGAACTTCTGCAACATCGGCGTGGCGGTCGGCACCGACAAGGGCCTTGTCGTTCCGGTCGTGCGCGATGCGGACCAGATGTCCATTGCCGAGATCGAAAAGAAGATCGCCGAATTCGGTCGCAAGGCCCGTGACGGCAAGCTCGGCATCGACGAGATGCAGGGCGGCACCTTCACCATCTCCAACGGCGGTGTCTACGGCTCGCTGATGTCCTCGCCGATCCTGAACGCGCCGCAGTCGGGCATTCTCGGCATGCACAAGATCCAGGAACGCCCGATGGTGGTGAACGGCCAGATCGTGGCGCGTCCGATGATGTATCTGGCGCTGTCCTACGATCACCGCGTGGTCGACGGCAAGGAAGCGGTGACCTTCCTCGTGCGCATCAAGGAAAGCCTGGAAGACGTCCAGCGCCTCGTGCTGGACCTCTAG
- the lpdA gene encoding dihydrolipoyl dehydrogenase: MSYDLCIIGSGPGGYVCAVKAAQLGLKVAVVEKRATYGGTCLNIGCIPSKALLHTSELFEEASHAFEGFGIKVGKPKLDLPTMMKHKQDVIDSNTGGVTFLFKKNKIDAIQGTGKIAAPGKVEVTGEDGSTQTLEAKNIVIATGSDVAPLPGIEIDEKKVVSSTGALSLEKVPGKMIVVGAGVIGLELGSVWRRLGAEVTVVEFLDRILPGMDGDVAKNFQRILKKQGFDFKLGAKVTGVEKAGSGLKVSVEPASGDGKAETLEADVVLVAIGRRPYTEGLGLEAVGVELDERKRVKTDAHFKTSVDGIYAIGDVIAGPMLAHKAEDEGAALAEILAGQAGHVNYDVIPGVVYTMPEVASVGKTEEDLKAAGIKYKAGKYPFSANGRARAIGQTDGFIKILADAETDRVLGAHMIGAGVGEMIHELAVLMEFGGSSEDLARTCHAHPTLSEAVREAAMATYDKPIHM; the protein is encoded by the coding sequence ATGTCCTACGATCTCTGCATTATCGGCTCCGGCCCCGGTGGTTATGTGTGTGCGGTGAAGGCCGCGCAGCTCGGCCTGAAGGTGGCTGTTGTCGAGAAACGCGCAACCTATGGCGGCACCTGCCTGAATATTGGATGTATCCCGTCCAAGGCGCTGCTGCACACATCGGAGCTGTTTGAGGAAGCGAGCCACGCCTTTGAAGGCTTCGGCATCAAGGTCGGCAAGCCCAAGCTCGACCTGCCCACCATGATGAAGCACAAGCAGGACGTGATCGATTCCAACACCGGCGGCGTGACCTTCCTGTTCAAGAAGAACAAGATCGACGCCATCCAGGGCACCGGCAAGATTGCCGCTCCCGGCAAGGTGGAAGTCACCGGCGAAGACGGCTCCACCCAGACGCTGGAAGCGAAGAACATCGTCATCGCCACCGGCTCCGACGTCGCGCCGCTGCCGGGCATCGAGATTGACGAGAAGAAGGTCGTCTCCTCCACCGGCGCGCTGTCGCTGGAAAAGGTGCCGGGCAAGATGATCGTGGTCGGTGCGGGCGTGATCGGGCTTGAGCTCGGCTCCGTCTGGCGTCGTCTCGGCGCCGAGGTGACGGTGGTCGAATTCCTCGACCGCATCCTGCCGGGCATGGATGGCGATGTCGCCAAGAACTTCCAGCGCATCCTCAAGAAGCAGGGCTTCGACTTCAAGCTCGGCGCGAAGGTGACGGGCGTGGAGAAGGCAGGAAGCGGCCTGAAGGTTTCCGTGGAACCGGCCTCCGGCGACGGCAAGGCGGAAACACTTGAAGCCGATGTGGTTCTGGTCGCCATCGGACGGCGTCCCTACACCGAAGGCCTGGGCCTTGAGGCGGTCGGCGTTGAGCTCGATGAGCGCAAGCGCGTGAAGACCGACGCCCACTTCAAGACCTCTGTTGACGGCATCTACGCCATCGGCGACGTGATCGCCGGTCCGATGCTGGCCCACAAGGCCGAGGATGAGGGTGCAGCCCTTGCCGAGATCCTCGCCGGTCAGGCCGGTCACGTGAATTACGACGTCATTCCGGGCGTGGTCTACACCATGCCGGAGGTTGCAAGCGTCGGGAAGACGGAAGAGGACCTGAAGGCGGCGGGCATCAAGTACAAGGCGGGCAAGTATCCCTTCTCCGCCAATGGCCGCGCCCGTGCCATCGGACAGACCGACGGGTTCATCAAGATCCTCGCCGATGCGGAGACCGACCGGGTCCTCGGCGCACACATGATCGGCGCGGGTGTCGGCGAGATGATCCACGAACTGGCCGTGCTGATGGAGTTCGGCGGCTCGTCGGAAGATCTGGCACGCACCTGCCATGCGCACCCGACCCTGTCGGAAGCCGTGCGCGAGGCCGCCATGGCGACCTACGACAAGCCGATCCACATGTGA
- a CDS encoding LysE family translocator: MNLEFLMTALVVVLLPGTGVVYTVAVGLSGGRLAAIAAATGCTFGIVPAIAASVLGLSALMHAGALAYQIIRFAGVAYLLYLAWQTLRNSGPIALLDADRPQKSFFAIARTGCLINVLNPKLTVFFLAFLPQFVAPGQGAVTAQMLAMGAVFMAMTFVVFVLYGAFAAHVGAVVLKSEAVVKWMHRMVALAFAGFGLRLALSSR; the protein is encoded by the coding sequence ATGAACCTGGAATTCCTGATGACCGCACTGGTTGTGGTGCTGCTTCCGGGCACCGGTGTCGTCTATACCGTGGCCGTCGGTCTCTCCGGCGGGCGTCTTGCGGCCATTGCGGCTGCAACCGGCTGCACATTCGGTATCGTTCCTGCCATTGCCGCCTCGGTCCTCGGGCTTTCCGCCCTGATGCATGCAGGCGCGCTCGCCTATCAGATCATCCGCTTCGCCGGTGTCGCCTATCTTCTCTATCTGGCCTGGCAGACGCTGCGCAATTCGGGCCCCATTGCCCTGCTGGACGCTGACCGGCCGCAGAAATCCTTCTTCGCCATCGCGCGAACGGGCTGCCTGATCAACGTACTGAACCCCAAGCTCACGGTGTTTTTCCTCGCCTTTCTGCCCCAATTCGTTGCCCCGGGCCAAGGCGCGGTCACAGCGCAGATGCTGGCCATGGGGGCGGTGTTCATGGCCATGACCTTTGTGGTCTTCGTGCTCTACGGGGCCTTCGCCGCCCATGTCGGGGCGGTGGTTCTCAAGAGCGAGGCCGTGGTGAAATGGATGCACCGCATGGTGGCGCTGGCCTTTGCCGGTTTCGGTCTGCGACTGGCGCTGTCCTCAAGGTAG
- a CDS encoding SDR family oxidoreductase has translation MSAPVMLVTGGSRGIGAATAHLAAQAGYRVVVNYAANSAAADMVVGDIIADGGQAFAIGADVSDEEAVLAMFEQIDVRYGRLDGLVNNAGVVDDAERLEDMSMDRLRRMFEINVFGTMLCAREAVKRMSSAHGGRGGTIVNLSSASVTLGSPSQFIDYASSKGAVETFTMALAKEVVGEKIRVNAVRPGIIDTEIHASGGDPDRVARLGSSLPMGRAGTAEEVASAIIWLSSDVSSYTTGAVVDVSGGRAV, from the coding sequence ATGAGCGCGCCCGTCATGCTGGTCACCGGCGGCTCGCGCGGCATCGGGGCTGCGACGGCGCATCTGGCGGCTCAGGCCGGATACCGTGTCGTCGTCAATTACGCCGCCAATTCGGCTGCCGCCGATATGGTGGTCGGCGATATCATCGCCGATGGCGGGCAGGCCTTCGCCATCGGGGCCGACGTCTCCGACGAGGAGGCCGTGTTGGCGATGTTCGAGCAGATCGATGTCCGCTATGGCCGCCTCGATGGGCTGGTCAACAATGCGGGCGTGGTCGACGATGCCGAGCGGCTGGAAGACATGTCGATGGATCGTCTGCGCCGGATGTTCGAGATCAATGTCTTCGGCACCATGTTGTGCGCACGTGAGGCGGTGAAGCGCATGTCGAGTGCTCATGGTGGGCGCGGCGGCACGATCGTGAACCTGTCATCCGCGTCGGTGACGCTCGGATCGCCGTCGCAATTCATCGACTATGCGTCGTCCAAAGGCGCGGTGGAGACCTTCACCATGGCGCTTGCCAAGGAAGTGGTGGGGGAGAAAATCAGGGTGAATGCCGTCAGACCCGGCATCATCGATACGGAAATTCATGCCAGCGGCGGCGACCCGGACCGGGTGGCGCGGCTTGGCTCCTCACTGCCGATGGGGCGCGCGGGAACCGCAGAAGAAGTGGCAAGCGCGATCATCTGGCTGTCGAGCGATGTTTCGTCCTACACGACGGGCGCGGTTGTGGATGTATCCGGCGGCCGCGCCGTGTGA
- a CDS encoding GntR family transcriptional regulator — MSSSDNDLISKPSRSRTRTEDIRLQLADEIVKGELVPGTQLDEMGLAARFGVSRTPIREALRQLEASGLVEQKPHCGAFVAKLSPERLDEMFIVMAELEALCAGLAAVNMSADERRELEAILADLAGVMRQGDPQRYHELNEAFHNAIYAGSHNAYLAELTLATRLRLAPFRRAQFRTLGRLAKSQAEHTTIVETIARGDRAGAAELMRTHIDTVKISFDTYVEQQG, encoded by the coding sequence ATGTCATCGTCAGACAACGATCTCATTTCCAAGCCCTCACGCAGCCGAACCCGCACCGAGGATATTCGCCTGCAGCTTGCCGATGAGATCGTGAAGGGCGAACTTGTGCCGGGCACACAGCTCGATGAGATGGGCCTCGCCGCACGGTTCGGCGTGTCCCGCACGCCCATTCGGGAGGCCTTGCGCCAGTTGGAGGCGAGCGGGCTTGTGGAGCAAAAGCCCCATTGCGGGGCCTTCGTCGCGAAGCTCTCGCCGGAGCGGCTGGACGAGATGTTCATCGTCATGGCCGAGCTTGAGGCCCTGTGCGCCGGTCTCGCGGCCGTCAACATGAGCGCGGATGAACGGCGCGAGCTGGAAGCCATACTTGCGGATCTCGCCGGGGTGATGCGCCAGGGGGACCCGCAGCGCTACCACGAACTCAACGAGGCCTTTCACAACGCGATCTATGCCGGAAGCCACAACGCCTATCTGGCGGAACTCACCCTAGCGACCCGGCTCAGGCTTGCGCCTTTCCGCCGGGCCCAGTTCCGCACCCTCGGACGGCTGGCGAAATCGCAGGCCGAGCATACGACCATCGTGGAGACGATTGCCCGCGGCGACCGAGCCGGAGCCGCGGAGCTGATGCGGACGCATATCGACACGGTGAAGATCTCCTTCGACACCTATGTCGAGCAGCAGGGCTGA
- the atzF gene encoding allophanate hydrolase, which translates to MLDLAAGIPALHAAYAAGIPPQEMIAAVFGRIDDVGDPGIFIHLADRTALMDEVRALGDFDPARPLWGVPFAVKDNIDVAGMPTTAACRAYEYRPECDAFVVARLKAAGAIVIGKTNLDQFATGLVGVRTPYPAPKNAIDPALVPGGSSSGSAVAVAHGIVSFSLGTDTAGSGRVPAALNDLVGLKPSVGALSATGMIPACRTLDCMSVFARNVADAWTVFAHAAVHDPQDAYSRTFAFAAPEGLKQELRIGVPPRDQRRFFGDAAQAAAYQTTLDTLAARGAEIVNIDFAAFHETADLLYEGAWVAERYAALREIMETRPEILHPVTRRIVSAAEGLSAADAFEGLYRLKALERITHANMAGVDCLCVPTIPRFVTVAEIEADPITPNSQLGTYTNFVNLLDLAALAVPVAPRSDGLPGNVTLIGEAGSDGFLAGIAASIERGR; encoded by the coding sequence ATGCTCGATCTCGCCGCTGGAATCCCCGCCCTTCATGCGGCCTATGCTGCCGGGATCCCTCCCCAGGAGATGATTGCGGCCGTCTTCGGGCGCATCGACGACGTTGGCGATCCGGGCATCTTCATCCATCTGGCAGACAGAACCGCGCTGATGGATGAGGTCCGTGCGCTGGGCGATTTCGACCCCGCCCGGCCCTTGTGGGGCGTCCCTTTCGCGGTGAAGGACAATATCGACGTGGCCGGAATGCCGACGACCGCGGCCTGTCGCGCCTATGAATACCGACCCGAATGCGACGCCTTCGTGGTGGCGCGGCTCAAGGCGGCGGGGGCCATCGTGATCGGCAAGACCAATCTCGACCAGTTCGCGACCGGACTTGTGGGGGTGCGCACCCCCTATCCGGCGCCGAAAAATGCGATCGACCCCGCCCTGGTGCCGGGCGGGTCCAGTTCCGGCTCGGCGGTCGCCGTCGCCCACGGGATTGTCAGCTTTTCTCTCGGCACCGACACGGCCGGCTCCGGACGCGTGCCCGCCGCCCTCAACGATCTTGTCGGCCTGAAGCCGAGCGTGGGCGCGCTTTCGGCCACTGGCATGATACCGGCTTGCCGCACGCTCGACTGCATGTCCGTTTTTGCCCGCAACGTCGCCGATGCCTGGACGGTCTTTGCCCACGCCGCCGTCCATGACCCGCAGGACGCCTATTCCCGCACCTTCGCATTCGCCGCCCCCGAGGGCCTGAAACAGGAGCTGCGCATTGGGGTGCCGCCGCGTGATCAACGCAGGTTCTTCGGCGATGCGGCTCAGGCCGCCGCCTATCAGACCACGCTCGATACGCTTGCCGCGCGCGGGGCGGAGATCGTGAACATCGATTTCGCCGCGTTCCACGAGACCGCCGACCTTCTCTATGAAGGCGCGTGGGTGGCGGAGCGCTATGCCGCGCTGCGCGAGATCATGGAAACACGACCGGAGATCCTTCATCCGGTGACGCGCCGGATCGTGAGCGCCGCGGAAGGCCTGAGCGCCGCCGACGCCTTTGAGGGGCTTTACCGGCTGAAGGCGCTGGAACGCATCACCCATGCGAACATGGCGGGCGTCGATTGTCTTTGCGTCCCCACCATCCCGCGTTTCGTGACAGTGGCGGAAATCGAGGCCGACCCGATCACCCCCAACAGCCAGCTCGGCACATACACAAATTTCGTGAACCTGCTCGATCTGGCAGCCCTGGCCGTCCCCGTTGCTCCGCGCAGCGACGGGCTTCCCGGAAATGTCACCCTAATCGGCGAGGCGGGAAGCGACGGGTTTCTTGCAGGCATCGCCGCCTCGATCGAACGCGGGCGGTGA